The sequence CGCTGTCGCTTGGAGTAGTACGCATGTCACGCCGCCATGCACTGATGCGCAGACTGTCAGCCGTCGAGACACTGGGTGCGACTACCGTCATCTGCACCGACAAGACCGGCACCTTGACCGTGGGCCAAATGACCGTGCGCGCACTTTTCGTGGCTGGGCAGCGTTATGAGGTCAGCGGCGAAGGTTACGGGCCGGAAGGCGAAGTGCTGATCGAGGGCAAGCAGATCGAAGAGGAACATGCGCCGGCATTGCTTGAACTGGCGACCGTGATGCTTGGTTGCAATAACGCCCACCTAGCCCAGGAAAAGGGAACCTGGAAAGTGATAGGCGACCCCACTGAAGGGGCATTATTGGCAGGGGGCGCGAAAGCGGGCGGTGACCAGGAACGCATCGAGCGAGAGATGCCCAAACAGCATGAAATTCCGTTCGATTCCGATCGTAAACTGAGCACGGTGATCCGCAAACTGCCGGATGGCCAATTACGCGCCTTCATCAATGGCGCGCCGGATGTGTTGTTACAGCGCTGCACAAACCTTTACACCAACGCCGGTGTCCGTCCCTTGACGGAAGAGGATCGTCAGACCATTCTGGCGCAAAATGCCGCGATGGCCCAGCAAGCTCTGCGCGTACTCGGTTCGGCCTATCGCGGCCTGGACCCTTCAAGCGCCACCGACATCTCGGCAGACGCCGTGGAGCGCGATCTGGTGTTCGTGGGTTTGTCGGGTATGGTTGACCCGCCGCGCCAAGAAGCCAAGGATGCCGTCGTCAAATGTCACGCTGCGGGCATCCGCGTAGTCATGATTACCGGCGATCATCCGCACACCGCGACAGCCATTGCTCGGGAACTCGGCATTGCTACCGGCGATGACACGGCTACCACCGGTATCGAACTGGACAAGTTGTCTGATGACGATCTCCAGCAGCGTATACCCAAAATTTCTGTATACGCCCGTGTCACCGCAGAGCACAAATTACGTATCATCCGCGCCTGGAAAGCAAATGACGCGGTGGTAGCGATGACGGGTGACGGTGTCAACGATGCGCCGGCCATTAAGGGCGCCGACATTGGCATCGCCATGGGTAAAGCCGGTACGGAAGTCACCAAACAGGCGGCGGACATGATCATCACAGATGACAATTTTGCGTCCATCGTCGCCGCCGTCGAAGAGGGGCGCGGCATCTATGACAATATCCGCAAAACACTCCAATACTTGTTGGCGGGCAACAGCGGCGAATTGTTACTGATGACTGTTTGCGTAATCGTGGGGTTGCCCACGCCGTTATTGCCCATACACCTGCTGTGGATAAATCTGGTCACCGACGGCCTTCCCGCACTGTGTCTCGCCACCGATCCCATTGATCCCGACGTGATGAAGCGCCAACCGCGTCCCCGCTCCGAGCGGATTACCACGCCCAACTTTCTCCGCACAATGGGTTTCACCGGATTGCTTACGGCGAGTGTGGCATTCGCGGTGTACTCCTATATCCTGAACACGGAAACCACTGAGATTGCTCGCACCTACGCTTTTGCCGTGCTGGTATTCGCCGAGCTGTTGAGAGCCTTTGGCGCCCGTAGCGAAACAAAACCCATCTGGCGTATCTCCCTTTTCACGAACATCAGTCTGGTTGTCGTGGTTGCCGTTTCGTTCGGCCTGCAAGTGTGGAGTCAGCATAACGAAATGCTGGGCCGCTTCCTGAAGACTTCATCCATGCCGTTCAGCGATTGTTTGCTGCTGGTCGTATTGGGGGCTATCCCTTTGCTAGTACTGGAGATGGTGAAGCTTATACGTCATGCTCCAGTGTCCATCAAGGCTTCGCCGAAAATAGCCAACCAGCGGTTTAGTCTAAACAGCAGTCGAGTTTGGAGCATATTGTGCCTAGCTGTGAATAAGTTTTCGACGATCAACGGGGCTCAGTCGGCGGCGGCTTTCACTCACTATGCGTTCTTCTCACTGTTTCCTTTAATCGTCCTTATCGTCACCCTAGCTTCGGCTTTTATCGACCGAGAACAAGCCGGAGAGGTAATTATTGCCTACATTGAAAACTACGTTCCGCTTACGGGCGAAATGCAGCGCTACATTTTCAGCACTATTACCGGTGTGATAAAAGCACGGGGACAGGCCGGTGCCATTGCATTTCTGATGCTGATTTGGGCAGCTATGGGCTTTTTTGCCACCCTGATTCGTACCACTAACTGGGCTTGGGGTACTGAAACGGCCAACTGGTGGCGGCTACCGTTCAAAAGCTTAGGGCTCTTGGTTGTTATGGTTAGTTTGATCTTATCGGGCGTCGCACTGCCTGTGCTGGCGAAACTGGCCCAAAATTGGCTGTTTCCACTGCAGAGTTTCAGCCCCTCGTTCTATGTCTTAGGGAGTTATTTTGTGGCCACGCTGCTAGTATTCCTCAGTTTGAGCCTGTTTTACCGGTTGGCTCCCAGTCGACCCACTCGCTTTTCCGAAGTATGGATCGCGGCGCTGTGCACGACGGCATTATTGCAGTCGGCGGAAAGTTTATTCCTGATCTATCTAAATGATTTCGCCACCTTAAACGCAGTTTATGGTGCCTTCGGCGGAATCATGGCGTTACTACTCTGGATTTACCTGTCCGGATGCATTTTTATCTTCGGCGCCTGCCTGTGCGCAGCTCAGGCTGACAACGAAATCTTATTGATGAACACCAATAAAAATGGCTTAGTTCAAGAGCACCGATAAATACCGATGTGAACTGGATTTGCCTCACAAATCGCTATGAAAACTTTAGTCTTCTACGAAGTTACAGATTGGTAATCTTTAAAAAGTCGCCGTCAAAGTGTCAAATACTTCTTGAAGGTTGACGCATCATTAAAACTGCATGCTTTTATAAATCTTTAACAGAGATGTGATCTTAATACCTTTATTTTTTTAGGTTATTTGCCGTAGTTAAATTGTGTCATGTGCCGATGTTTTGATTTAAGTTGAACGCTATACATAATAAATTCCTTATATTTTAATTTGTTAATAAGTGGCATATTATTTGCTTTATAACTTGCAGGCCCTGCTATAAGCGCTCTGAGCCTGCATGAAATAATAATCAAGAAGAGATAATATGAAAAAAACTATTTTAATCAGCACCATCGCTACTATTCTTACAACTCCGGTATTTGCTGACGAACTTGACCCCTTACCCGCAACCGAAAGAAAAAAACTAGCCTACGAATACCGTGAGCATCGCGCCAATATGAATTTTCTCAATTCATCTGCCCCACACCCAACTAACGGCGACGAATCCGCGGTTCCGAATTATTCGGGGCAATTTCACAAATCCTTACCTCACAACAATAACGGAATGGTGGCTCCCTTGGCTTACGGAAAGCTCCTGGAAGCCATACAAACCGGCACCTTCGAAGCGTTCGAACAAATTCCGGCAGGTGGTCCAGTCAAATTGGCCAATCCTTTAGCAGCCCAGGTCTACGATTTGGAAGGAAGGGATTCGCACGATTACGGCATCAAACCGCCACCCTCCCTCAGTAGCGCCGAAACAGGCGCTGAAATGATTGAAGTTTATGGTCAAGCGCTATTGCGAGACATCCCTTTCAGTGATTATGTTGGCAATGCGCATATTAGGGCAGTTGCCACTGAATTGGCTGGTCTAACCGACTTTCATGGGCCAACAAGTCCTGCGACGCTGTTTCGCGGCGTTTTCGAGGGCGATCAGGATGGACCCTATCTTTCACAGTTTCTTTACAAGGATATTCCTGCCGGCCCTAAGGTTGTCGATCAAAAATATACTGGCTATGCATCCGGGCAGAACTTTATGACGTCCTACAATGAATGGCTGGCAATAGAAAACGGACAAAATCCTATAGCAACAGTTACTGCCGGTCCTTCTCGTTACATCATTACCGGTCGCGATTTGGCCAGTTACGTGCATCGGGATTTCACCTACCAAGCTTACCATAATGCAGCCTTAATTTTGCTAAGCTGGGGCCCTAGCGCTTGGGATGATGGCAACCCTTACAAAACTGCCACCCGACAAGGGGCGTTTATCGATATGGGTGCCGGAGAAATTCTCGACACAGTCGCCAGGGCTGGCAATGCTGCTTTGAGAGCGGCCTGGTTTCAAAAATGGAACGTTCACCGTCGCTTACGTCCGGAAGAATACGGCGGCTTGGCCCAGAATAATCCAGGCTTATTACATACACAATTTACCTCTTCACCTGTCCTGATGAAGGTTCAGGCTAAGTATGGCAGTTCATTGCTGCCACTTGCCTATCCAGAGGGCGCGCCAACGCATCCCGCTTATCCGGCAGGGCATGCGACTATTTCTGGCGCCTGCGCTACAGTGTTGAAAGCCTTCTTCAAAGACGACGCCGCGATACCTTCACCGGTGCAACCTAGCGCCAATGGCAAGTCTTTGGAAGCCATCGGCGATGTTTTAACTATCGGCGGCGAGCTCAACAAGCTGGCGTCAAACATTACCTTGGGTCGTGATTGGGCGGGCGTTCACTATCGTAGCGATGGCACCGAAGGGATGTTGCTGGGCGAGGAAATTGGTATAGCAATTCTCAAGGACTGGCGTGATGCCCATCCAAAGCAACCCACGCTGACGTTGATAAAATTCAACGGCGATGAAATCCAAATATAGATTTTTCAAAGCCGTTAAAAGTCGAAGCGATGAACTCAGCCATCGTTTCGACTTTAAATGCCCATACCGATTTCACCTCGAAAATTTAATCCACAATCATCCTTTCATTGACGCTGGACATTTAAGGTACTATTCGCGTTAGTAGTTGAAAGTACATTATTGCCGTGATTCCGGAATGGATTGCCAGAGCCGTTAGACCGCGTGAGCGAATCCAGGTCACAAGGATGTGAAAGTCCAACGCCATTCATGGCTTCTGGACCCCGACAATCCGTGCCGGGGCGACATCGACTGTTGATGCGAACATAGCCATATTTAATGGCAATTATTATGCATTACATTAAATTGTTTAGGTTGCCAACGAGTATGACCCACTAAAAGGCAGGGTGACACCAACACATCGCTAGCCAACTTTATTTTTCGACTCCAAAAATCATTTAATTAGTCGCCGATTATTTAAAAATATGTGATTTGACCTACTGACTAAGTCAAATGACGCTTAATAACATAATCAATAAACAAATTATGAATATAATTATATTCTTATAAGTTACATAGAATATGCCGTGTTCTATATGTCTAGACAGTTCTATTTGGCAGTATAAATTCCATTTATGAGGGTATCGAATGAAAACCAAAATAATTACGGGCTTCTAATTACTGGCTTCGCTTTCACTTTACTATTGACTGCTCCGATTCTTCCTCTGCACCTAGCGGAAAAATTCCGATGTGTAACGGAGAAGAAGTCACCTGCGTAGGCACCGGTGAAAATGATAATATCCGGCGTATCGTGTTTGATGATTTTTTTGCCCCGATGGAATTACCGGGCTTTGCCTCACGGCTGATTATTTCGGGAAGTTATTTTTGACGAAATCCTTAGGTTTTTTACGATACTTTAGAATAACTGGGAAAGCCAATATTTTGAACGGGCGGAATATATATTGTCCGGTTCGGTCAACTATATAAGCCTTTCCGGCCCCGGGTTGGATATGTCCTCCGCTGAATATATGCCAATCTCATCTAACGAGGATTTTTTTACTTGGCTTTAGATTGATAGCGAAATAAGTCAATCGCGCGAACGGAGGCTGCCAAACCGCAAAGCAAACTGGCGAGTAAACTCGGCCCCAAAAAAGAAGATCTGCGCGGAATAATAGACCCAGAGTAACAAGGCGATCACTGAACCTGCTGCGCCAAACCCTGAGGTTACGCTGCTGTTACCCAAGTATACACCAATGGCGTATTTGCCAAGACTGAACAAAAAGGCCGTAAACAGCGCACCGTACCAGGCATCCTGCCAAGCTAGCGGTGCCTCCGGCAGCATTTTATAAATCACTGCAAACAGGCTCGCAATCACCCCAAAGGAAATCAGCCATGCCAATGGAGACAGCAACAGGGCAGCCAGACTCCAGAGCCCGCCGAAGACATACTGTTGAAGCACCGCCAGAGCGGTGCTGATGACCAGCGAAACCAGTAATAAAAACGCTAAAACCAGCACCAGGCCAAAACACAAAACCCGGGTTTTGAATAGTACGCCGAGAGAGGAGGCTTGAGGTTTATCGGTGCCCCACATTTCATCTAGGCTATCTTTCAATTCAACGAATACACTGGTAGCCCCCAGCAGCAGCAAGAGCGTGGCAATGACCGATGCGATAACCCCAGACTCGGAGTAGTGCGCGGCGGCCAGCACGGCACTGATAGCTTGGGCGCCATTGGGTCCTACCAACGCTTGCATCTGCGCAATAATTTCCCCTTGCGCCGCCTCTGCACCAAAAAAATAGCCTGCCACGGCAATTGTCAACACCAGGATGGGGGTCATGGAAAACAAGGTATAAAAAGCCACAGCAGCCCCTTTACTGGCAGTGCGATGGGCCAGCCAGGCGGTCAGTGATGGGGACAGCAGGACGTAACCGCAGCGCAAACCTTTGATTACATCTGAAACAGCCTGTTTTAATGAAAGCCCCTTAAAAAAATCGGTTATGTTTACAAGCATGAGGCTTTACCTCCTGGCATTGGCCGAGGCCACTCGCCAGTAATGGGCTGCAACCCCATTACTGGCGAGCAATGCGGAACGAATCGCGCTGCCGGAGCCGGTCTGCCTGCGCGCATCATCGGAATCCAAGGCCAAGCCGAGGTGATATTTTGAGCCAAGGTCAACAAGTTAGGCGCCTCTTTCAGGGGTGTGGGCGTTTTGGCTTGAGGCTCAGGCTTGGTTTGGGGCCGCTGCAGCCGCATTGGCTTACCAGTCCTAAAGCCGGCTACTTTATCTCGTCCCGCATCTTGTCGACCAAGCGCCACGTCGATGATTAACGGGGTCACCGGTTTGTCATGTACACAGGTGCGGCAATTTTCGAGAAATTGCTCTTCCACGTGTTTCATTTGTTGACTTTTTTTACACAAGGTATCTGCGGCGGTTTTGGATAGATGTTCTGCGGTTGAGGTCATGGTAGATTCATCATACGTAAGCGTGTTAAATAAAGATCAGTCATTCACCAAGTCAAATACGCTAAATGCCCCTGGGCGTGGACAATATGGCCACAAGTTTTACAGAGTAAAATAATTTTAGTCAGTTCGGTAACGCACGCACAGGGAAGCTATGGCTAATATTTAAAGGACTTACCACTTCTGATGGCAGACCTTATCAGGCTAGGCATCGAAGTAATCCCAGCCAATAAGGTGTAGTGCCGTAGATAGTTCAAGCTATGCCCCGTGCACAAGCCTGCAGAATCAAGGCTTGCCGGGGGCGCTAGCGACCGGTGACAGTGGCCCCAATCGAATAGAGGGTAATTCGCGAAAAGTGTTCTCCGCGACGGGCCGCTTTGAGTATATCCATACGCCCAAGCATGGCTCTTGGCTCAACCTGATTAAAATAGCTTTCTCCAAGACGGCTCGCTCGTTTCTGCGCCATATCGGGGTGACTTCAAAACAGGAGCTCGAGCAATGAATTTTGAGAGGCATTGCCGAATTTAACGATCAGCCAGTTATTTTTAAATGGAAAGGTTTTAATCTTGGCTTACTAAAAATTGTATATGTTTTAATGGAACGAACCTCTATTGAGCCACCGCATTTTGGCCTTACCTACGGAGTGAAATCTATGATGGCTATGCTCTCCTAGCGAGAGGCCATCGAAGCAATCAAACGAGAATCGGGCCTTGTTATGTCTAACAGTACAACCCGCTTCGCCAATGTTAATGCGAGAAAATCTGTGTGGTGGTTCGACATATCAGTCGAAAAGTTCACTTCCGACAAGTACGATACGCTCGATCTGCTCATGGTTAGCGCCTACGCGAAAGAATTACATCATCTGGGAGTTCAGACTGCCTACGTCCTAGACAACCTTTGTCACTTCCAGGTACGAGAAGATATAGGCTCAGTGAGCCTCGAACTGTCGTCGCTAAGTACAAATAAATTCCAAGATGTTCGTCCAAGATCGGGCAAAATGCCCCTTTCGCAATTAGTTGTCAAAACACTTGCGCTCACAAGATACAATCAATTGTGAAATGGCTAATAAAACGGTCAAAGGGACGCGCCGCCCATTGGCGGTTTTGATCTTTTGGTTTTTATCAAGGTTTGGCGGCTTCGTTTAAGCTCAGTTGGCGGCGAGCCCCTTAACGTAAGGTTATGCATAAGATGGAGCTCTAAGAACTGTGGCAATACCAGACTACCAAACACTCATGCTGCCAGTTCTGAAATTGGCAGCTGATGAAAAGGAGCACAAATTCAGTCTGGCAGTTGAAGAGCTGGCTGATGATTTCAACCTGTCATCAGAAGAAAGAAATGAGCTTCTTCCCAGCGGTAGTCAAGCTGTATTTAATAACCGCGTTGGCTGGGCACGCTCCTATCTAAAGCAGGCCGGCTTACTCTCCTCCCCAAAACGCGGGTTTTTCATAATAACTCCCAAAGGTACTGAACTTCTTGTAAATAATCCTGGAAAAATCGATCTATCAGTCCTTGAGCAATACCCTGAGTTTATTGAATTCAAGAACCGCAGAAAGGATAAAAGCGAAACAGAAACACATGCAGAAACGCCTATCGTGCCCGAATCAACTCTAACGCCGGAGGACGCTCTAGCATTAGCATACAAGAAACTCCGTTCTGCTCTCGAATCCGAAGTATTAAGTTCTATTAAAGAAACATCACCGTCATTTTTTGAACGCGTGGTGGTCGATCTTCTAGTAAAAATGGGGTATGGTGGTAACCGTCAAGATGCTGGAAAGGCGCTTGGCAAAAGAGGTGATGAAGGAATTGACGGCATTATTAATGAAGACCGTCTTGGCTTAGATGTTATATATATCCAAGCTAAACGTTGGGAGGGGACGGTTGGCCGTCCAGAAATATAAAAGTTTGCAGGTGCACTACAAGGACAGCGCGCCCGAAAAGGTGTATTCATTACAACATCATCATTCACAAACGAAGCTAAGGAATATGCCTCTCTGATCGAATCAAAAATCATCTTGATTGATGGTGAGCATCTTTCAAGGCTGATGGTAGAACACAATGTTGGCGTCTCAACGGTTGGTCAGTATGAAGTCAAAAAGTTGGATTCCGACTACTTCGATGCTGAGTAAGGCATAACAATCGCATATTCACGGGCATTAAAAAGCTCCGCTCCTTCGTTGCTCTGCTTTTTGCTGTCGGTGATGCAAAGCGTTAGAATTATTACGGGATCGGCTCATGGAAAATAAATACAAAGCTTTATTTCTTTCTCATGGCGGTGGACCTATGCCACTTCTTGGAGATGCAGGCCATCAGGAAATGGTCGCATGTCTGGAGAACATTGCCTCAATCATCCCTAAACCTGATGCTCTTGTGGTTGTAAGCGCACACTGGGAAGAACGGCTTCCGACTATTACCTCAGGTACGACTCCGTCGCTGATTTATGACTATTCTGGATTTCCAGAAGAGTCGTACGGTATCCGCTATCCATGCGTCGGGGAGCCATCCTTAGCTCGACAGATCCAAGAATTACTGAGCGATGCCGAGATTCTATCTGAGCTTGATGGCGAAAGAGGGTTCGATCATGGGTTTTTTGTACCGCTCAAAATCATGTACCCGGAAGCCAATATTCCTTGTGTTCAGCTATCTCTGGTCAGCACGCTTGACCCTTCTGAGCACATTGAGGTGGGCAGAGCCCTTCGATCGTTAAGCCTCGGTAATGTATTGGTCATCGGGTCCGGTTTCTCCTTTCACAACATGAAAGCATTTTTCCGGCCTGACACCCCTAAATCTCTGGAGCTGAACCATTTATTTGAGGAATGGTTGTTGAAAACGTGTTGCAATTCAGACTATTCGGAAGATGAACGAAGACAACTGCTTATTCGTTGGACCGATGCCCCTGGTGCACGCTTTTGTCATCCCCGAGAGGAACATTTGCTTCCTCTCCATGTGTGTTATGGGGTGGCACAAGCGCCATGCCCAGAATATTTTGAAGTCAAAATCATGAACAAAAAATCGAGCATGTATCTGTGGTGAACTGAACTGTATGCCAACCAGGCCATGCAGACGGTATGCTTAAGCGCGCGGCTGATAGCGGGGTTCGCCCGGACAGAGCATCACGATATCTGCCTTTGGTCAAGATCATCGAAACCGTAATTGGAAAAAGTTGAAGAAATGCAATATCACAAACAGATACCTGATTATAAAGAT comes from Methylicorpusculum oleiharenae and encodes:
- a CDS encoding HAD-IC family P-type ATPase; this translates as MNPPPDLAEQPKKNQTWHRLSVEDVLTQLGSSAAGLSTQEAAIRLAANGPNALKEGKRISPLRIFLDQFKSLIIWILIVAGVVSGLLGEMMDASAILAIVALNAVIGFYQEFNAEKSIAALKKMTAPQAKVWRDGKVTSIPASGIVTGDILALEAGDLIGADARLLEAASLRCIEATLTGESLAQTKHSETLEKIDVPLADRDNMVFMGTSVATGTGLAVVVATAMQTELGRIAGLIAEAGEEEQTPLEKKLESFGQILVWTALGVVALLFGLGLLRGTDLFELFMTSVSLAVAAVPEGLPAVVTVALSLGVVRMSRRHALMRRLSAVETLGATTVICTDKTGTLTVGQMTVRALFVAGQRYEVSGEGYGPEGEVLIEGKQIEEEHAPALLELATVMLGCNNAHLAQEKGTWKVIGDPTEGALLAGGAKAGGDQERIEREMPKQHEIPFDSDRKLSTVIRKLPDGQLRAFINGAPDVLLQRCTNLYTNAGVRPLTEEDRQTILAQNAAMAQQALRVLGSAYRGLDPSSATDISADAVERDLVFVGLSGMVDPPRQEAKDAVVKCHAAGIRVVMITGDHPHTATAIARELGIATGDDTATTGIELDKLSDDDLQQRIPKISVYARVTAEHKLRIIRAWKANDAVVAMTGDGVNDAPAIKGADIGIAMGKAGTEVTKQAADMIITDDNFASIVAAVEEGRGIYDNIRKTLQYLLAGNSGELLLMTVCVIVGLPTPLLPIHLLWINLVTDGLPALCLATDPIDPDVMKRQPRPRSERITTPNFLRTMGFTGLLTASVAFAVYSYILNTETTEIARTYAFAVLVFAELLRAFGARSETKPIWRISLFTNISLVVVVAVSFGLQVWSQHNEMLGRFLKTSSMPFSDCLLLVVLGAIPLLVLEMVKLIRHAPVSIKASPKIANQRFSLNSSRVWSILCLAVNKFSTINGAQSAAAFTHYAFFSLFPLIVLIVTLASAFIDREQAGEVIIAYIENYVPLTGEMQRYIFSTITGVIKARGQAGAIAFLMLIWAAMGFFATLIRTTNWAWGTETANWWRLPFKSLGLLVVMVSLILSGVALPVLAKLAQNWLFPLQSFSPSFYVLGSYFVATLLVFLSLSLFYRLAPSRPTRFSEVWIAALCTTALLQSAESLFLIYLNDFATLNAVYGAFGGIMALLLWIYLSGCIFIFGACLCAAQADNEILLMNTNKNGLVQEHR
- a CDS encoding vanadium-dependent haloperoxidase — its product is MKKTILISTIATILTTPVFADELDPLPATERKKLAYEYREHRANMNFLNSSAPHPTNGDESAVPNYSGQFHKSLPHNNNGMVAPLAYGKLLEAIQTGTFEAFEQIPAGGPVKLANPLAAQVYDLEGRDSHDYGIKPPPSLSSAETGAEMIEVYGQALLRDIPFSDYVGNAHIRAVATELAGLTDFHGPTSPATLFRGVFEGDQDGPYLSQFLYKDIPAGPKVVDQKYTGYASGQNFMTSYNEWLAIENGQNPIATVTAGPSRYIITGRDLASYVHRDFTYQAYHNAALILLSWGPSAWDDGNPYKTATRQGAFIDMGAGEILDTVARAGNAALRAAWFQKWNVHRRLRPEEYGGLAQNNPGLLHTQFTSSPVLMKVQAKYGSSLLPLAYPEGAPTHPAYPAGHATISGACATVLKAFFKDDAAIPSPVQPSANGKSLEAIGDVLTIGGELNKLASNITLGRDWAGVHYRSDGTEGMLLGEEIGIAILKDWRDAHPKQPTLTLIKFNGDEIQI
- a CDS encoding YihY/virulence factor BrkB family protein, which gives rise to MLVNITDFFKGLSLKQAVSDVIKGLRCGYVLLSPSLTAWLAHRTASKGAAVAFYTLFSMTPILVLTIAVAGYFFGAEAAQGEIIAQMQALVGPNGAQAISAVLAAAHYSESGVIASVIATLLLLLGATSVFVELKDSLDEMWGTDKPQASSLGVLFKTRVLCFGLVLVLAFLLLVSLVISTALAVLQQYVFGGLWSLAALLLSPLAWLISFGVIASLFAVIYKMLPEAPLAWQDAWYGALFTAFLFSLGKYAIGVYLGNSSVTSGFGAAGSVIALLLWVYYSAQIFFFGAEFTRQFALRFGSLRSRD
- a CDS encoding DODA-type extradiol aromatic ring-opening family dioxygenase produces the protein MENKYKALFLSHGGGPMPLLGDAGHQEMVACLENIASIIPKPDALVVVSAHWEERLPTITSGTTPSLIYDYSGFPEESYGIRYPCVGEPSLARQIQELLSDAEILSELDGERGFDHGFFVPLKIMYPEANIPCVQLSLVSTLDPSEHIEVGRALRSLSLGNVLVIGSGFSFHNMKAFFRPDTPKSLELNHLFEEWLLKTCCNSDYSEDERRQLLIRWTDAPGARFCHPREEHLLPLHVCYGVAQAPCPEYFEVKIMNKKSSMYLW